A region of Rhodospirillales bacterium DNA encodes the following proteins:
- a CDS encoding ABC transporter substrate-binding protein — translation MSISRSKGVFAAVALAVSLAAAPSQAQTTLRVVAHSDLKVLDPIWTTAYITRNHGYLIYDTLLSQDADLKIQPQMAEKWTVSADRLVWTFTLRDGLEWHDGTPVTSADVVPSLKRWAERDGMGQQLWAAVAEITAPDPRTVRIALKEPYGLVLESLGKPSSLVPFIMPKRIAETPSNTQIKEFVGSGPFIFKQDEWKPGDKVVYVKNTKYKPRAEPPSGLAGGKVAKVDRVEWVAIPDALTAVNALLAGEIDMIESPPPDLFPVLKGDRNVAMFAWNPLGSQILARLNHLHPPFNNVKARLAVLYATAQSEYLEAQVGDETMYGTCNAPLICGTPQAKTYGDLLIKPDLAKARQLLKESGYDGTPIVMLHQTDLQSSNRLPPVGKAQLEKAGFKVDILPMDWQSVVSRRAKKDPPASGGWHIFYTTTVAVDAANPVANIFTSGGCDKAWFGWPCDAELEKLRAEYARAPDDDAKKALAGKIQDKVMENGNYLILGQYKSAGAYRKDRIEGWLPGSAAVFWNISKKQ, via the coding sequence ATGTCCATATCGCGAAGCAAGGGCGTTTTCGCGGCCGTCGCCTTGGCGGTCTCCCTCGCGGCGGCGCCGTCGCAGGCCCAGACGACGCTGCGCGTGGTGGCGCACTCCGATTTGAAGGTGCTCGATCCGATCTGGACGACCGCCTACATCACGCGCAACCACGGCTACCTGATCTACGACACGCTGCTGTCGCAGGACGCCGACCTGAAGATCCAGCCGCAGATGGCCGAGAAATGGACCGTCAGCGCCGACCGGCTGGTGTGGACGTTCACGTTGCGCGACGGGCTGGAGTGGCACGACGGCACGCCGGTCACCAGCGCCGACGTGGTGCCCTCGCTCAAGCGCTGGGCCGAGCGCGACGGCATGGGCCAGCAGCTCTGGGCGGCGGTCGCCGAGATCACCGCGCCCGATCCCAGGACGGTGCGCATCGCGCTCAAGGAGCCCTACGGGCTGGTGCTGGAGTCGCTGGGCAAGCCCAGCTCGCTGGTGCCGTTCATCATGCCGAAGCGGATCGCCGAGACGCCGTCGAACACGCAGATCAAGGAGTTCGTCGGCTCCGGTCCGTTCATCTTCAAGCAGGACGAGTGGAAGCCCGGCGACAAGGTCGTCTACGTCAAGAACACGAAGTACAAACCGCGCGCCGAGCCGCCCTCGGGCCTGGCCGGCGGCAAGGTCGCCAAGGTCGACCGCGTCGAATGGGTGGCGATCCCCGACGCGCTGACCGCCGTGAACGCGCTGTTGGCGGGCGAGATCGACATGATCGAGTCGCCGCCGCCGGACCTGTTCCCCGTGCTGAAGGGCGACCGCAACGTCGCGATGTTCGCGTGGAACCCGCTCGGCAGCCAGATCCTGGCGCGCCTCAACCACCTCCACCCGCCGTTCAACAACGTCAAGGCGCGGCTGGCCGTCCTCTACGCCACGGCGCAGTCGGAGTACCTCGAGGCGCAGGTCGGCGACGAGACGATGTACGGCACCTGCAACGCGCCGTTGATCTGCGGCACGCCGCAGGCCAAGACCTACGGCGACCTGCTGATCAAGCCCGACCTCGCGAAGGCGCGCCAGCTCCTCAAGGAGTCCGGCTACGACGGCACGCCGATCGTGATGCTGCACCAGACCGACCTGCAGTCGTCGAACCGTCTGCCGCCCGTGGGCAAGGCGCAGCTTGAGAAGGCCGGCTTCAAGGTCGACATCCTCCCGATGGACTGGCAGTCCGTGGTGTCGCGCCGCGCCAAGAAGGATCCACCGGCATCCGGCGGCTGGCACATCTTCTACACCACCACGGTGGCGGTCGACGCCGCCAACCCGGTCGCCAACATCTTCACCTCGGGCGGCTGCGACAAAGCGTGGTTCGGGTGGCCGTGCGACGCCGAGCTGGAGAAGCTTCGCGCCGAGTACGCGCGGGCGCCGGACGACGACGCCAAGAAGGCGCTGGCTGGCAAGATCCAGGACAAGGTGATGGAGAACGGCAACTACCTGATCCTCGGCCAGTACAAATCGGCCGGCGCCTACCGCAAGGACCGCATCGAGGGCTGGTTGCCCGGTTCGGCGGCGGTGTTCTGGAACATCTCCAAGAAGCAGTGA
- a CDS encoding iron-containing alcohol dehydrogenase, producing MKTSGVHKFAAIEQVVFGKPAAEAVAAEAARLDAKRVFIVASGTLSRQTRAVAAIADALGARHAGTWDRIAAHTPRVDVVAAANAAREAGADLLATIGGGSVTDGGKMVQLCLANDISTPEGLDDYRAITGKGQARESRPPAVRQISVPTTLSAGEFGMTAGCTDTARKVKEAYRHREFVARVVVLDPAITTHTPQWLFLSTGIRAVDHAVEDICSPECDAYSEGASIQALKLLSRGLRGVKADPTDLAARSDCQMGMWLSMVGSQSGVPKGASHAIGHILGGTAGVPHGYTSCVMLPYVMRWNKSVNADRQAVVSEALGAPGRDAADLLHELIAGLGLPRTLRDVNVAADQFDLLARNTMHDRWTHTNPRRISGPEQVLEILTMAA from the coding sequence ATGAAGACCAGCGGCGTGCACAAATTCGCGGCCATCGAGCAGGTGGTGTTCGGCAAGCCGGCGGCCGAGGCGGTCGCGGCCGAGGCGGCGCGGCTCGACGCGAAGCGCGTGTTCATCGTCGCCAGCGGCACGTTGAGCCGCCAGACCCGCGCCGTCGCGGCGATAGCCGACGCTCTGGGCGCGCGCCACGCCGGCACCTGGGACCGCATCGCCGCGCACACGCCGCGCGTCGACGTCGTGGCCGCGGCCAACGCCGCGCGCGAGGCCGGCGCCGACCTGCTGGCGACGATCGGCGGCGGCTCGGTCACCGACGGCGGCAAGATGGTGCAGCTCTGCCTCGCCAACGACATCTCGACACCGGAGGGACTCGACGACTACCGCGCCATCACCGGCAAGGGCCAGGCGCGCGAGTCGCGGCCGCCGGCGGTGCGCCAGATCTCGGTGCCGACCACGCTGTCGGCCGGCGAGTTCGGCATGACGGCGGGCTGCACCGATACCGCGCGCAAGGTGAAGGAGGCCTATCGGCACCGCGAGTTCGTGGCCCGGGTTGTCGTGCTTGACCCGGCGATCACCACCCACACGCCGCAATGGCTGTTCCTGTCCACCGGCATCCGCGCCGTCGACCACGCGGTGGAGGACATCTGCTCGCCGGAGTGCGACGCCTACTCCGAAGGCGCCTCGATCCAGGCGCTGAAGCTGCTGTCGCGCGGTCTGCGCGGCGTGAAGGCCGATCCGACGGATCTGGCGGCGCGGTCCGACTGCCAGATGGGCATGTGGCTGTCGATGGTCGGGTCGCAATCCGGCGTGCCCAAGGGCGCCAGCCACGCCATCGGCCACATCCTCGGCGGCACCGCGGGTGTGCCGCACGGCTACACCTCGTGCGTGATGTTGCCCTACGTCATGCGCTGGAACAAATCCGTCAACGCCGACCGCCAAGCCGTGGTCAGCGAGGCGTTGGGCGCGCCGGGCCGCGACGCGGCCGATCTGCTGCACGAACTGATCGCCGGACTGGGCCTGCCGCGCACCCTGCGCGACGTGAACGTCGCCGCCGACCAGTTCGACCTGCTGGCGCGCAACACCATGCACGACCGCTGGACCCACACCAATCCGCGCAGGATATCGGGGCCGGAGCAGGTGCTGGAGATACTGACGATGGCGGCGTGA
- a CDS encoding NADPH:quinone oxidoreductase family protein, translated as MRAIRATSLDSLDDYAEVELPVPEPSTSQVRVRVAACGVGYVDALVSLGRYQVKPPLPHIPGGELSGWIDAVGAGVSGFAAGDRVLARASGGFAQYAIADAAAARRIPDAMRFDQAAGFRVNYMTALHGLRDRARLAPGERLLVIGAAGGVGLAAVQVGRLLGAEVIAVASTEEKRAMAARHGAGVTLDREVEGWRDRLKAVAGDGIDVVFDPVCGPLFQPAFRSLRWGGRHLVVGFVGGPIPALPANLTLMKGAALIGVDYRQFADVFERDKAGRDLDELLGWVADGRLDPPTGRIFPFEAFREALTFALGGEGTGKTILAVDGEAAR; from the coding sequence ATGAGGGCGATACGCGCGACCAGCCTCGACTCGCTGGACGACTACGCCGAGGTCGAGCTGCCGGTGCCGGAACCGTCGACGTCGCAGGTGCGCGTCCGGGTGGCGGCGTGCGGCGTCGGCTACGTCGACGCGCTGGTCTCGCTCGGCCGCTACCAGGTCAAACCGCCGCTGCCGCACATCCCCGGCGGCGAGCTGTCGGGGTGGATCGACGCCGTCGGTGCGGGCGTGTCGGGCTTCGCGGCCGGCGACCGCGTGCTGGCGCGCGCGTCGGGCGGGTTCGCGCAGTACGCCATCGCGGACGCGGCGGCGGCGCGGCGCATTCCCGACGCGATGCGTTTCGACCAGGCCGCCGGATTCCGCGTCAACTACATGACGGCGCTGCATGGCCTGCGCGACCGCGCCCGCCTCGCGCCCGGCGAGCGGCTGCTCGTCATCGGCGCGGCCGGCGGCGTCGGGCTGGCGGCGGTGCAGGTCGGCCGCCTGCTGGGCGCCGAGGTGATCGCCGTCGCGTCGACCGAGGAGAAGCGCGCCATGGCGGCGCGGCACGGCGCCGGCGTCACCCTCGACCGCGAGGTCGAGGGGTGGCGGGACCGGCTCAAAGCCGTCGCGGGCGACGGGATCGACGTGGTGTTCGACCCGGTGTGCGGACCGCTGTTCCAGCCGGCGTTCCGTTCGCTGCGCTGGGGCGGGCGCCATCTCGTCGTCGGCTTCGTCGGCGGCCCGATCCCGGCGCTGCCCGCGAACCTCACGTTGATGAAGGGCGCCGCCCTGATCGGAGTCGACTACCGCCAGTTCGCCGACGTGTTCGAACGCGACAAGGCCGGCCGCGATCTCGACGAGCTGCTGGGCTGGGTGGCCGACGGCCGGCTCGATCCGCCGACCGGCCGGATCTTCCCGTTCGAGGCGTTCCGCGAGGCGCTGACCTTCGCGCTTGGCGGCGAGGGCACCGGCAAGACCATCCTCGCGGTCGACGGCGAGGCGGCGCGCTGA
- a CDS encoding dioxygenase has protein sequence MDAALPTLFISHGGPTILVDRTSAHAFLAGLGGSLPRPRAILSISAHWLEPGATVSGAAWPETIHDFYGFPREFYDIHYAAPGAPDVARRVAELLTAAGVGAAIDPAHGLDHGTWVPALLSWPAADIPILQLSLLESGDAAAHLAVGRALRPLRDEGVLIIGSGSATHNLGALLYGRHDVVLDWARAFDDWLAARLSDGDVAALLDWKRAAPSALKCHPTDEHFLPLFVALGAASDGAKGRALHRSVMHASLSMASYAFD, from the coding sequence ATGGACGCGGCCCTGCCGACGCTCTTCATCTCGCACGGGGGGCCGACGATCCTCGTCGACCGGACGTCGGCGCACGCGTTCCTCGCCGGCCTCGGCGGGTCGCTGCCGCGACCGCGCGCCATCCTGTCGATCTCGGCCCACTGGCTGGAGCCGGGCGCCACGGTGTCCGGCGCGGCGTGGCCGGAGACGATCCACGATTTCTACGGGTTCCCGAGGGAATTCTACGATATCCACTACGCCGCGCCGGGCGCGCCCGACGTGGCGCGACGGGTCGCGGAACTGCTGACAGCTGCGGGCGTCGGTGCGGCCATCGATCCGGCGCACGGCCTCGACCACGGAACCTGGGTGCCGGCGCTGTTGTCTTGGCCGGCCGCCGACATCCCGATCCTGCAGTTGTCGCTGCTCGAAAGCGGCGACGCCGCGGCGCATCTGGCGGTCGGCCGCGCCCTGCGGCCGTTGCGCGACGAGGGCGTGCTGATCATCGGCAGCGGCAGCGCCACCCACAATCTCGGCGCGTTGCTGTACGGCCGGCACGACGTCGTGCTCGACTGGGCCCGCGCCTTCGACGACTGGCTGGCGGCGCGGCTGTCGGACGGCGACGTCGCGGCGCTGCTGGACTGGAAGCGCGCGGCGCCGTCGGCGCTGAAATGCCATCCCACCGACGAGCATTTCCTGCCGCTGTTCGTGGCGCTCGGCGCCGCCAGCGACGGCGCGAAGGGCCGCGCGCTCCACCGCAGCGTCATGCACGCCTCGCTGTCGATGGCGTCCTACGCGTTCGATTGA